In Rhododendron vialii isolate Sample 1 chromosome 9a, ASM3025357v1, the following are encoded in one genomic region:
- the LOC131300331 gene encoding ammonium transporter 1 member 1, whose amino-acid sequence MAQTCSPSELAQFLGPNSTAAASYICSQFTTVNDKFTDTTYAVDSTYLLFSAYLVFSMQLGFAMLCAGSVRAKNTMNIMLTNVLDAATGGIFYYLFGFAFAFGSPSNGFIGRHNFALKSIPSSLFDYSYFLYQWAFAIAAAGITSGSIAERTQFVAYLVYSSFLTGFVYPVVSHWFWSADGWASASNTNNLLFGSGVIDFAGSGVVHMVGGIAGLYGALIEGPRIGRFDHTGRSVALRGHSASLVVLGTFILWFGWYGFNPGSFAKILSPYTSGTYYGQWSAVGRTAVTTTLAGCTAALTTLFGKRILSGHWNVTDVCNGLLGGFAAITAGCSVVEPWAAIICGFVAALVLIGCNMLAEKAKFDDPLEAAQLHGGCGAWGVIFTALFATEKYVNEVYTGKPGRPYGLFMGGGGRLLAAHVIQILVIIGWVSATMGPLFFILHKFNLLRISAEDEMSGMDLTRHGGFAYAYHDDDEGNKHGIQMRRIEPSAQI is encoded by the exons ATGGCCCAGACCTGCTCACCCTCCGAACTCGCCCAATTCCTGGGCCCAAACtccaccgccgccgcctccTACATCTGCTCCCAATTCACCACCGTCAACGACAAGTTCACCGACACCACCTACGCCGTCGACTCCACCTACCTCCTCTTCTCCGCCTATCTCGTCTTCTCCATGCAGCTCGGCTTCGCCATGCTCTGCGCCGGCTCCGTCCGCGCAAAGAACACCATGAACATCATGCTCACCAACGTCCTCGACGCCGCGACCGGCGGCATCTTCTACTACCTCTTCGGCTTCGCCTTCGCCTTTGGCTCCCCTTCCAACGGCTTCATCGGCCGCCACAACTTCGCCTTGAAGTCCATACCTTCTTCCCTATTCGATTACAGTTACTTTCTATACCAGTGGGCTTTTGCTATAGCCGCTGCTGGGATTACGAGCGGCTCGATAGCCGAGCGGACCCAGTTCGTGGCATACCTTGTTTACTCGTCGTTTTTGACGGGTTTCGTTTACCCTGTTGTTTCGCACTGGTTTTGGTCAGCTGATGGGTGGGCTAGTGCATCGAATACGAATAACTTGCTATTCGGGTCTGGAGTAATTGATTTTGCCGGATCAGGAGTCGTTCACATGGTTGGTGGAATTGCAG GATTATATGGGGCTCTAATTGAAGGTCCGAGAATTGGCCGATTCGACCACACGGGACGGTCCGTAGCGCTCCGTGGGCACAGCGCTTCCCTCGTCGTGCTTGGCACCTTCATACTCTGGTTCGGTTGGTACGGCTTCAACCCGGGTTCATTTGCCAAAATCTTAAGTCCTTACACCAGCGGCACTTACTACGGGCAGTGGAGCGCCGTGGGTAGGACTGCGGTGACCACCACCTTAGCCGGTTGCACGGCGGCTCTAACTACCCTCTTCGGGAAACGAATCCTTTCCGGCCACTGGAACGTCACCGACGTCTGTAATGGTCTTTTGGGCGGGTTCGCTGCCATCACCGCCGGTTGCTCGGTCGTGGAGCCGTGGGCGGCGATCATATGCGGGTTCGTGGCGGCGCTGGTTCTCATAGGGTGTAATATGTTGGCTGAGAAGGCCAAATTTGACGACCCATTGGAGGCGGCACAACTCCATGGCGGGTGCGGCGCGTGGGGGGTGATTTTCACGGCGCTTTTTGCGACGGAGAAGTACGTGAACGAGGTTTACACGGGTAAACCCGGCCGACCGTACGGGTTGTTCATGGGCGGCGGAGGGCGGTTGCTGGCGGCACACGTGATTCAGATTTTGGTGATTATCGGGTGGGTCAGTGCCACAATGGGTCCCCTGTTTTTTATCCTTCACAAGTTCAATTTGCTTCGGATATCGGCGGAGGACGAGATGTCGGGTATGGATCTGACCCGACATGGTGGGTTTGCTTATGCGTACCACGATGATGATGAGGGGAACAAACATGGGATCCAGATGAGGAGGATAGAACCATCAGCTCAAATATAA